ACGAGCGGCAGGATGGCAGAAATGGACGCCAGCACGTCGTTGAGCTGTTTTTCGGCTTCTTTGATTTCGCTCGACAGAAGCTTCAGCGCTTCCCGTTGTTCGGCGAACTCGGGAGACTTCTTGTCGGCCTTGGCCATTTTTTCATTGGCCAGGTTGCGCTGCGCCTGCTTGGCCTCGACGACCGCGATGAGCTCGCGGCGTTTTTGACCAAGCTCGGCAATGGGAGCGAGCGTTTCGGCTGCTGCGGGCGAGCGTCGCGCCAAGCCGGCGCGAACGTCGTCCAGTTGATCGACGACGTGACGGAGATCGAGCATGCGCGGGGGTGTAGTCGAGGATGAGGCGGGTGTCAGCAGTTATTCTGCTGGGTCAGCACACCTGCAAGACGGACGTCGTCATCACTCTGGGAAATCGTCCGCTGTGCTCAGCAACTGATTCAGCATTGAGGGACGAGATGGACATGCAAATATCCCCGCGTCTCTTGTGGCCTGCATGGTTCGAGACCCATCGCAATGCAGAGTGACGACGACCATGCATTGGCCGTCGATGCACTGTGGGGCAGGTGGCACGGTCAATTCCCATTGGCATGATTTTGCGCGATCGAACGCACCACCGACATCAGCCGTGATCGCCAACTGAACGTATCTTTGACGAAGTTTTTCCAATGTTGGACTGTCGGGCAATTTGGCCTTCTGATTAAACGGAGTTACAGGAACGAAGACCTCGCCATCCCGCTTGTTATCGAGGTGTAGTTGCCAAGCCTCTTCACAGAAGGCGTTGTCCGAGCCATGGTGTGCAATTTTAACGACATCAAGCTCTCGAAGAAGCGGAAGACGACGACCATCTCCTCGACTCAGTTTCGTTATCACTCGCTCCCACTGCGGTTTTTCTACATCACCACAGAGTAAAATTCGATGGGACAGCCATTGAATGGACAACGCAATGGAAAATGAATTGGGATGGTCGCCGGGCGATTTCGGTCCATTCAGCAGCTTTTGTCCCTCCTCCGGAACGATCCACTCCCCACTTTCGTTCCGACGTACGAGATTGTCCACTTCAAACGCTCGGATCGCGCTGATACTGTGCGGAGGTGCGACAGCTTGGACGATGCATCCGCTCGGTTGATGCTCCCAAGGCAGAGTTTTCCAATGCACCAAGTCGGTACGGTTGCATTCGGCCAGCCGATCAATCCGCTCTACCGTCCTCTGAAGCTCGAGGTAACGCCTGTTGCCGGGTTTTGCGCGAAGCCATTTCGCGACGAGTCCACGCATGCTACCGACGAAATCCGAATGCCAAAGTAATTCGGGGTCGAATTCATCAATTAGCTCCGGTGCACCACCGATATGGTCTTCGTCAGAATGCGTTAA
This genomic window from Polyangiaceae bacterium contains:
- a CDS encoding MBL fold metallo-hydrolase; the encoded protein is MTNEQLAPPNSDRLIIYVLGSGYGESQVVLFPGSNRRCMVVDSCRKTRRGKNLTASLLRKLDIKKIDLLVLTHSDEDHIGGAPELIDEFDPELLWHSDFVGSMRGLVAKWLRAKPGNRRYLELQRTVERIDRLAECNRTDLVHWKTLPWEHQPSGCIVQAVAPPHSISAIRAFEVDNLVRRNESGEWIVPEEGQKLLNGPKSPGDHPNSFSIALSIQWLSHRILLCGDVEKPQWERVITKLSRGDGRRLPLLRELDVVKIAHHGSDNAFCEEAWQLHLDNKRDGEVFVPVTPFNQKAKLPDSPTLEKLRQRYVQLAITADVGGAFDRAKSCQWELTVPPAPQCIDGQCMVVVTLHCDGSRTMQATRDAGIFACPSRPSMLNQLLSTADDFPE